In the genome of Granulibacter bethesdensis CGDNIH1, one region contains:
- the hemH gene encoding ferrochelatase has translation MPMISNVSCTPPSPHDDSLPPVGSGKRRKLAVVLFNLGGPDSPAAIRPFLLNLFKDPAILRVPFFVRPILARIIAKARVKPASENYALLGGKSPLLELTQEQARTLEQALPEFEARCFIAMRYWHPFAHETVREVKDWDPDEIILLPLYPQYSTTTTGSSLTDWREAAAAAGLAKQTFSLCCYHSDRDFASATAALVRKAYDEARNTLPDDVPLRLLFSAHGLPEVIVKKGDPYQFQVERSTAAVLRAMNIPGLDHQICYQSRATPQVWLGPSTEEAIDRAVEDGVAVLVVPIAFVSEHSETLVELDVEYAELAHGKNIKGYFRVPTQNSDPEFIDSLAGLVRRVREHGPGLCSFAGGRVCPRIHRDCPHGEQEDAA, from the coding sequence ATGCCAATGATCAGCAATGTTTCCTGTACCCCGCCCTCCCCGCATGATGACTCTCTTCCGCCTGTTGGATCGGGCAAGCGGCGCAAGCTTGCGGTGGTGCTGTTCAACCTTGGCGGCCCGGACAGCCCGGCCGCCATCCGGCCCTTTCTGCTGAATTTATTCAAAGATCCCGCCATTCTGAGGGTCCCGTTTTTCGTCCGCCCCATTCTGGCGAGAATTATCGCGAAAGCGCGTGTCAAACCGGCCAGCGAGAATTATGCGCTGCTAGGCGGCAAATCTCCGCTGCTGGAGCTGACACAGGAACAGGCACGCACGCTGGAACAGGCTTTACCGGAATTCGAGGCCCGCTGTTTCATTGCCATGCGATACTGGCACCCGTTTGCCCATGAAACAGTGCGGGAAGTGAAAGACTGGGACCCGGACGAAATTATCCTGCTGCCGCTCTATCCGCAATATTCCACAACGACGACGGGCAGTTCGCTGACAGACTGGCGGGAAGCCGCCGCTGCAGCAGGGTTGGCAAAGCAGACCTTTTCCCTGTGCTGCTATCACAGTGATCGTGATTTTGCTTCCGCAACAGCGGCTTTGGTGCGGAAAGCGTATGATGAAGCCCGCAACACCCTGCCGGATGACGTGCCTTTACGGCTGTTATTCTCGGCGCATGGTCTGCCGGAGGTCATCGTCAAAAAAGGCGATCCTTATCAGTTTCAGGTGGAGCGGAGCACGGCAGCCGTTCTGCGGGCTATGAATATACCCGGTCTTGATCATCAGATCTGCTATCAGTCCCGCGCCACGCCGCAGGTCTGGCTGGGCCCCTCGACGGAAGAAGCGATTGATCGGGCGGTAGAGGATGGGGTTGCGGTGCTGGTAGTGCCGATTGCCTTCGTCAGCGAACATTCGGAAACGCTGGTTGAACTCGATGTCGAGTATGCGGAATTGGCACACGGAAAAAACATCAAGGGTTATTTCCGGGTGCCTACGCAGAATTCCGATCCGGAATTTATCGACTCTCTGGCCGGGCTGGTAAGGCGGGTGAGAGAGCATGGACCTGGTTTGTGCAGTTTTGCAGGGGGCCGTGTCTGCCCGCGTATTCATCGTGATTGCCCCCATGGTGAACAGGAAGATGCTGCATGA
- a CDS encoding DEAD/DEAH box helicase, with protein MTDVTFDSFGLAEPILQALQAASFHKPTPIQAGAIPPLLEGRDLLGIAQTGTGKTAAFSLPLLQHLMQKRERPRAFSTRALILAPTRELAVQIDDNLRMLGGELPIRRVLILGGVGRKPQVQRMQRGADIVIGTPGRICDLMSTNELLLDQVSHFVLDEADRMLDLGFMRDIRKVLASLPEKRQSLLFSATMPGEIGRLAEGLLRNPARVRIAVEEPTPDRIAQHVHFIESTGKRVLLTRLLADRALEKVIVFTRTKHGANRVAEHLEESGIPADAIHGNKSQNARQRALERFRSGEARVLVATDIAARGIDVAGVSHVVNFELPNEPESYVHRIGRTARAGQRGIAISFCDGSERPFLKAIEKLTRVKMSVAGGVESDLPAEEPRKQPQARRHRPRWRNAA; from the coding sequence GTGACAGACGTGACATTTGATAGTTTTGGACTGGCCGAGCCTATTCTTCAGGCGCTTCAGGCGGCCAGTTTCCACAAGCCGACCCCGATTCAGGCCGGTGCCATTCCTCCTTTGCTGGAAGGACGTGACCTGCTGGGGATCGCCCAGACTGGAACCGGCAAGACGGCGGCTTTTTCCCTGCCTTTATTGCAGCACCTGATGCAGAAACGGGAGCGTCCGCGGGCCTTTTCAACCCGCGCTCTGATTCTGGCCCCGACCCGTGAACTGGCCGTGCAGATTGACGATAATCTGCGCATGCTGGGTGGTGAGCTGCCGATTCGCCGTGTTCTGATTCTGGGTGGCGTTGGCCGCAAGCCGCAGGTGCAGCGCATGCAGCGCGGTGCCGATATCGTGATCGGCACGCCGGGCCGTATCTGTGATCTGATGAGCACCAATGAACTGCTGCTGGATCAGGTGTCGCATTTCGTTCTGGATGAAGCGGACCGGATGCTTGATCTCGGCTTTATGCGCGACATCCGCAAGGTTCTGGCCTCCCTGCCGGAAAAGCGGCAATCCCTGTTGTTCTCAGCCACCATGCCCGGTGAAATCGGACGTCTGGCAGAAGGGCTGCTGCGTAATCCCGCGCGCGTGCGGATCGCGGTGGAGGAGCCGACTCCCGACCGGATTGCCCAGCATGTTCATTTTATCGAAAGCACCGGCAAGCGCGTGCTGTTGACCCGTCTGCTGGCGGATCGGGCGTTGGAAAAGGTCATCGTGTTTACCCGTACCAAGCATGGTGCCAATCGCGTCGCTGAACATCTGGAAGAATCCGGTATTCCGGCCGATGCCATTCATGGCAACAAAAGCCAAAATGCTCGTCAGCGCGCTCTGGAGCGTTTTCGTAGCGGAGAGGCCCGGGTTCTGGTGGCCACCGATATCGCCGCGCGTGGGATCGACGTTGCCGGTGTGTCGCATGTCGTCAATTTCGAACTGCCGAACGAGCCGGAAAGCTATGTCCATCGTATCGGCCGCACGGCGCGGGCTGGACAGAGAGGGATCGCGATTTCCTTCTGTGACGGCAGCGAGCGTCCGTTCCTGAAAGCTATCGAGAAGCTCACCCGCGTGAAAATGTCGGTTGCCGGTGGTGTCGAAAGTGATCTTCCGGCTGAAGAACCGCGCAAGCAGCCGCAGGCGCGCCGTCATCGTCCGCGCTGGCGCAATGCGGCCTGA